A window of Gemmatimonadaceae bacterium contains these coding sequences:
- a CDS encoding tagaturonate reductase, with amino-acid sequence MIEPPAENLLTLPERAAQFGTGAFLRGFIEYFLDAANRSGAFSGKVVAIGSTGSGRDEIVNEQDGLYTLAVEGLEHGRAHREFRIISSLSRALSASADWNEVRALARDPNIELVFSNTTEVGIVLDEDERPASPPRSFPGKLTMFLFERARATEYGPAGAITVIPCELIEKNGDRLREIVFALADRWALGNDFLEWLDSAVVFCNTLVDRIVPGRPALERIAELEEMLGYRDELLTACEPYRLFAIEAPRDARDRLGFAVADPGVVIADDIEPYRLRKVRLLNGSHSLLAPLALQCGVTTVLEAVTDDDIGEFLRRTMFDELVPACGASGASEFAAEVLDRFSNPYIRHALIDIMLQATAKMRARVVPTILDYVRREGRPPELTSFGFASFLLYQRGDDGKGGQSPRQAIPADDGAQRIRDLWGATDASASDGIAQFVDRVCDEQSFWGHDLRRLPGFNEAVTIHLSKMLQHGVRSALSQLLARSPAGVTQ; translated from the coding sequence GTGATCGAGCCTCCTGCTGAGAATCTGCTGACCCTTCCCGAGCGCGCAGCTCAATTCGGAACCGGCGCGTTTCTGCGCGGATTCATCGAGTACTTCCTCGATGCGGCGAATCGCTCTGGTGCGTTTTCCGGGAAGGTAGTCGCAATCGGGTCCACCGGGAGCGGCCGCGATGAGATCGTAAACGAGCAGGATGGACTCTACACTCTTGCAGTAGAGGGACTGGAACACGGACGTGCGCATCGGGAATTCCGGATCATCAGCTCCCTGAGCCGCGCCTTGAGCGCGAGCGCCGACTGGAACGAAGTGAGGGCCCTCGCTCGCGACCCGAACATCGAGCTCGTTTTCTCGAATACCACCGAGGTCGGGATTGTACTGGATGAAGATGAGCGCCCGGCCTCGCCTCCTCGGTCATTTCCCGGGAAGCTCACGATGTTTCTCTTCGAACGGGCGCGGGCTACCGAGTATGGCCCCGCCGGAGCGATCACCGTAATTCCCTGCGAGCTCATCGAGAAGAATGGTGATCGTCTGCGTGAGATCGTCTTTGCGCTCGCCGATCGATGGGCACTGGGGAACGACTTTCTCGAGTGGCTCGACAGCGCAGTTGTGTTCTGCAACACACTTGTCGATCGAATCGTGCCTGGCAGGCCCGCCCTTGAGCGTATCGCAGAGCTCGAGGAAATGCTCGGTTACCGCGACGAGCTTCTCACCGCATGTGAGCCGTACCGGCTTTTTGCGATCGAAGCGCCCCGCGATGCGCGCGATCGGCTTGGCTTCGCGGTTGCTGACCCCGGTGTCGTCATCGCTGACGACATCGAGCCTTATCGTTTGCGAAAGGTGCGGCTTCTCAACGGCTCTCACTCCCTTCTTGCTCCGCTGGCGCTGCAATGCGGCGTGACAACCGTGCTCGAGGCGGTCACGGACGACGACATAGGTGAGTTTCTGCGGCGCACGATGTTCGATGAGCTCGTACCAGCCTGCGGAGCCTCCGGCGCAAGCGAGTTTGCGGCGGAAGTGCTCGATCGCTTCTCGAATCCCTACATCCGGCACGCGCTGATCGACATCATGCTCCAGGCGACAGCGAAGATGCGCGCACGCGTCGTGCCGACTATCCTCGACTACGTGAGACGCGAAGGACGCCCTCCGGAGCTGACGTCATTCGGGTTCGCTTCGTTCCTGCTTTATCAGCGGGGAGATGACGGGAAGGGCGGGCAGTCACCACGACAAGCGATTCCCGCTGATGACGGCGCGCAGCGGATTCGGGATCTCTGGGGAGCGACTGATGCTTCCGCCAGCGACGGAATCGCGCAATTTGTCGATCGAGTTTGTGACGAACAGTCATTCTGGGGTCATGATTTGCGCAGATTGCCTGGATTCAACGAAGCCGTCACAATCCATCTTTCGAAGATGCTGCAACACGGCGTTCGCTCCGCCCTGAGTCAACTTCTCGCACGCTCTCCCGCTGGAGTTACTCAGTGA
- a CDS encoding altronate dehydratase family protein, with protein sequence MTVGVERPPRSTPVAVRTRVVRIHPDDNVAVAVTPIEAGEHLTVDGVTLTAKVPVPAGHKVALVPIATGDVVTKYGFPIGSATSNITAGEWIHSHNLATRLSGTMEYAYHPSPRADDEYRDPPTFLGYRRANGRVGTRNEIWVLNTVGCVNHAAERIARMAADRYGKQVDGVHAFSHPYGCSQLGDDLRNTQRVLGGLMRHPNAGGVLLLGLGCENNQVDSLLQVAGDIDRSRLRVFNTQDVMDEIAEGGSGIGELVARMADDKRDECPASDLILGHKCGGSDGFSGISANPLVGRIADRITAMGGGVILTEVPEMFGAEQVLLDRAANESVFADTVGMINDFKDYFTRHDQPIYENPSPGNKAGGLTTLEEKSLGAIQKGGRATVERVLRYGDAATTGGLSLLESPGNDGVSSTAMTVSGATVLLFTTGRGTPLGFPVPTIKISSNSDIAARKPHWIDFDAGPLLDGSRSQDELADELLQLILDVASGKKLARNEEQGYREIAIWKEGVTL encoded by the coding sequence ATGACCGTTGGCGTCGAACGGCCTCCGCGTTCAACGCCGGTTGCCGTGCGCACTCGAGTTGTGCGCATTCATCCTGACGACAACGTTGCTGTCGCTGTGACCCCCATCGAAGCCGGTGAACACCTTACTGTGGATGGTGTCACTCTCACGGCGAAAGTGCCGGTTCCAGCTGGACACAAGGTTGCGCTCGTACCGATTGCCACTGGTGACGTCGTCACCAAATACGGGTTTCCAATTGGAAGCGCGACCAGCAACATAACCGCAGGTGAATGGATTCACTCGCACAACCTCGCGACACGGTTGTCGGGGACGATGGAGTACGCCTATCACCCCTCGCCCCGCGCGGACGACGAATATCGTGACCCACCGACATTCCTCGGCTATCGCCGAGCGAACGGTCGCGTCGGGACGCGGAATGAGATCTGGGTATTGAACACAGTCGGCTGCGTGAACCACGCCGCCGAGCGCATCGCGCGAATGGCTGCCGATCGATATGGAAAGCAGGTGGACGGCGTCCACGCGTTCTCGCATCCGTACGGCTGCAGCCAGTTGGGCGACGATCTGCGCAACACGCAGCGCGTGCTCGGCGGTCTCATGCGTCACCCGAATGCGGGTGGCGTGTTGCTGCTCGGGCTGGGCTGCGAGAACAATCAGGTTGACTCTCTTCTCCAGGTTGCCGGCGACATCGACAGGTCCCGGCTCAGAGTGTTCAACACGCAGGACGTGATGGACGAGATCGCCGAGGGAGGCTCGGGCATCGGCGAGCTTGTTGCGCGGATGGCGGACGACAAGCGCGACGAATGTCCGGCGTCGGATCTGATTCTCGGACACAAGTGCGGTGGCTCAGATGGATTCAGCGGCATCAGTGCCAATCCGCTCGTTGGCCGGATCGCCGATCGAATCACGGCAATGGGCGGCGGCGTCATCCTCACTGAGGTACCGGAAATGTTCGGCGCCGAGCAGGTGCTGCTCGACCGGGCTGCCAACGAGTCGGTGTTTGCAGACACAGTCGGCATGATCAACGACTTCAAGGACTACTTCACGCGTCACGACCAGCCCATTTATGAGAACCCCTCGCCCGGTAACAAGGCCGGCGGGCTCACCACTCTCGAGGAGAAATCGCTCGGCGCAATTCAAAAAGGCGGGCGCGCAACGGTAGAGCGAGTGCTGCGATACGGCGACGCGGCAACGACAGGCGGTCTTTCGCTGCTCGAGTCGCCGGGAAACGATGGCGTATCCTCCACCGCGATGACAGTCAGCGGAGCAACCGTGCTGCTCTTCACGACGGGCCGCGGAACGCCGCTCGGATTCCCGGTGCCGACGATCAAGATTTCCTCGAATAGCGACATCGCGGCGAGAAAGCCGCATTGGATAGACTTCGACGCCGGCCCGCTGCTCGATGGATCACGCTCCCAGGACGAGCTGGCCGACGAGCTGCTTCAGCTGATCCTCGACGTGGCCTCGGGAAAGAAGCTGGCCCGCAACGAGGAGCAGGGCTACCGCGAGATTGCCATCTGGAAGGAAGGGGTCACGCTGTAG
- a CDS encoding glycoside hydrolase family 28 protein produces the protein MTDRTGRQPNRREFLAELAVSAGGLLLAPTIASGCAATAARAITDSSATGWDLVPSILQRIVPPVFPSRDFPVTSFGARGDGQTDCTRAFSEAIAACTRAGGGRVVVPSGRFATGAIHLATNVNLHVESGATIAFSPDPAKYLPVVLTRFEGVEVMGYSPLIYAVDCENVAVTGRGTLDGGADNDHWWPWKGTAAFGWKTGAPNQNEARTRLFQMAEKGIAPANRLFGDGSYLRPSFIQPYLCRNVLIEGVRIVKSPMWEIHPVLSRNVTVRSVSIETHGPNNDGCNPESCRDVLIEKCFFDTGDDCIAIKSGRNADGRRLRTPSENIVVRECEMRDGHGGVTIGSEISGGVRNVFAERCRMDSPNLDRALRFKNNAARGGVIEHIYMRDVTVGQVADAVLSIDFYYEEGAKGEFTPVVRDVEMKNVTSRKSQYALYLRGLERSTIADVRVIDCKFENVAKPNVVERVSGLSLANTRINGQLASA, from the coding sequence ATGACTGATCGGACAGGACGACAACCAAACCGTCGGGAATTTCTCGCCGAACTCGCGGTCAGCGCTGGCGGCCTTTTGCTCGCACCGACGATTGCCAGCGGATGCGCGGCGACTGCCGCTCGTGCCATCACGGATTCCAGCGCCACGGGATGGGACCTCGTCCCATCGATTCTTCAGCGAATCGTGCCGCCGGTATTCCCGAGCCGTGATTTCCCGGTGACGAGCTTCGGTGCCCGGGGCGACGGACAGACCGATTGCACCCGGGCTTTCAGCGAGGCGATTGCCGCATGCACCCGAGCAGGCGGCGGAAGAGTCGTCGTTCCTTCGGGCCGCTTCGCCACCGGCGCGATTCATCTCGCAACCAACGTGAATCTCCACGTTGAATCCGGAGCGACCATCGCCTTCAGCCCGGATCCGGCGAAATATCTGCCGGTCGTGCTCACACGCTTCGAGGGCGTCGAGGTCATGGGCTACTCGCCACTTATCTACGCCGTCGATTGCGAAAATGTCGCCGTCACCGGGCGCGGAACTCTCGACGGCGGGGCCGACAACGATCACTGGTGGCCGTGGAAGGGCACTGCTGCGTTCGGATGGAAAACGGGCGCACCCAATCAGAACGAAGCGCGGACGCGACTGTTCCAGATGGCGGAGAAAGGCATCGCCCCCGCCAACCGCCTTTTTGGGGACGGCAGCTACCTTCGACCGTCGTTCATTCAGCCGTATCTCTGCCGCAACGTTCTCATCGAGGGCGTCAGGATAGTGAAGTCACCGATGTGGGAGATCCATCCGGTTCTCTCCCGCAACGTCACCGTTCGCAGTGTATCGATCGAAACTCACGGTCCCAACAATGACGGCTGCAATCCTGAATCCTGCCGCGATGTTCTCATCGAGAAGTGCTTCTTCGACACGGGCGACGACTGCATCGCAATCAAGAGCGGTCGCAATGCGGACGGGCGGCGTCTTCGAACACCCAGCGAGAACATCGTCGTTCGCGAGTGCGAGATGCGCGACGGGCATGGCGGAGTGACAATCGGCAGCGAAATCTCCGGCGGCGTTCGCAACGTATTCGCCGAGCGCTGCCGAATGGACAGTCCGAATCTCGATCGCGCGCTGCGGTTCAAGAACAACGCGGCACGCGGTGGCGTGATCGAGCACATCTACATGCGCGACGTCACGGTCGGGCAGGTTGCCGACGCCGTGCTCTCGATCGACTTCTATTACGAGGAAGGCGCGAAAGGCGAGTTCACACCGGTGGTTCGCGACGTCGAGATGAAGAACGTCACCAGCCGCAAGAGTCAGTACGCGTTGTATCTCCGGGGCCTCGAGCGCTCGACAATCGCGGACGTACGCGTGATCGACTGCAAATTCGAGAATGTTGCAAAGCCCAACGTGGTCGAGCGCGTCAGCGGCCTTAGTCTCGCGAACACGCGAATCAACGGTCAGCTCGCATCAGCGTGA
- a CDS encoding glycoside hydrolase family 88 protein: MRHYRRAASLAAAILWLAPLYATAQTGEQAGSRRQWSVLFAEAVVARNPQVHARWDYTAGVVLLAIDRVATSIRSEPLRAYVRRNVDKFVQPDGTISGYKLDEFNLDQIAEGRVLLPLYARTRDERYRKAAATLRQQLRQHPRTAEAGFWHKKIYPQQMWLDGLYMAEPFYAEYAREFGERSAFDDVARQFFLVARHTRDPRTGLLYHGWDAAKAQPWANRETGLSASFWGRAMGWYMMGLVDALAYFPREHRDRDSLIRLLKDAAQAVARVQDPVTGLWWQVLDEPNRTGNYLEASASSMFVYAMAMGARMGYLDASYRRIAERGFDGLIANLVKVGADGRPSLTNICQVAGLGGALRKDGTARDGSYAYYVSEPVVADDYKGVGPFIMAAQELGR; the protein is encoded by the coding sequence GTGAGGCATTACCGCCGAGCTGCATCGCTGGCCGCTGCAATTCTTTGGCTTGCGCCGCTTTACGCGACCGCGCAGACCGGCGAGCAGGCAGGATCGCGCCGGCAGTGGTCCGTACTGTTCGCGGAAGCAGTTGTCGCACGCAATCCACAGGTTCACGCGCGATGGGATTACACAGCCGGCGTAGTACTGCTGGCGATTGACAGAGTGGCGACATCCATCCGGAGCGAGCCGTTGCGGGCGTACGTGCGGCGGAACGTCGACAAGTTCGTGCAGCCCGACGGAACCATCTCCGGGTACAAGCTCGACGAATTCAACCTCGATCAGATCGCCGAGGGACGTGTGCTGCTTCCACTGTACGCGCGAACGCGCGACGAGCGCTATCGCAAAGCGGCGGCGACGCTGCGCCAACAGCTCAGACAGCACCCGCGAACTGCAGAGGCCGGCTTCTGGCACAAGAAGATCTATCCGCAGCAGATGTGGCTCGACGGTCTTTACATGGCCGAACCCTTTTATGCGGAGTACGCCAGAGAATTTGGTGAGCGATCCGCGTTCGACGACGTCGCGCGGCAGTTTTTTCTCGTCGCGCGTCACACCCGGGACCCGCGCACGGGACTCTTGTATCACGGCTGGGACGCGGCAAAGGCGCAGCCATGGGCCAATCGCGAAACAGGTCTCTCGGCGAGCTTCTGGGGACGCGCGATGGGATGGTACATGATGGGTCTCGTCGATGCGCTCGCGTACTTCCCGCGCGAGCATCGCGATCGCGACTCACTCATTCGCTTGCTGAAGGACGCCGCGCAGGCGGTCGCGCGAGTGCAGGACCCAGTAACCGGTCTCTGGTGGCAAGTGCTCGACGAGCCCAACCGCACCGGCAACTATCTGGAAGCCTCGGCGTCGAGCATGTTCGTCTACGCAATGGCAATGGGCGCACGAATGGGATACCTCGACGCGTCGTACCGGCGAATCGCTGAACGCGGGTTTGACGGACTCATCGCAAACCTCGTGAAGGTTGGCGCGGACGGACGCCCTTCACTCACGAACATCTGTCAGGTCGCGGGACTCGGCGGCGCGTTACGAAAAGACGGGACGGCGCGAGACGGGTCTTACGCTTATTACGTGAGTGAGCCAGTGGTTGCCGACGACTACAAAGGTGTCGGCCCGTTCATCATGGCCGCGCAGGAGCTGGGACGGTGA
- a CDS encoding MFS transporter, producing the protein MRSIDPDAAERRGRYRWVICAILFFATTINYMDRQVLGILAPTLQREIQWTEAEYGAIVSWFTLAYAFGYLGAGRLMDRIGTRLGFSIAVVIWSLSAMAHALARSVSGFSLARLALGVGESGNFPASIKTVAEWFPVRERALATGIFNAGSNVGAIITPLVVPWIALNWGWQAAFISIGSLGFIWLAFWLAIYRRPAEHPRLGKAELAYIQSDAPDAPANVKWSRVLGRRETWAFAIGKFMTDPIWWFYLYWLPKFLDARYGIKLSQVWAPLMVIYLLADVGSVGGGWLSGALMKRGWTVNAARKTAMLIAALLILPTTFAPAAQGLWLSVGIVGVAAAAHQWWSANIFTLTSDMFPSQAVGTVVGIGGFAGAIGGVLFQRVTGLVLEANGNNYVPIFIVCGLAYVSALGIIHLLVPKVQRLDIAQVSSD; encoded by the coding sequence GTGAGATCGATCGACCCCGATGCGGCGGAGCGACGCGGCCGCTACCGGTGGGTGATATGCGCAATCCTCTTCTTCGCCACCACGATCAACTACATGGACCGCCAGGTGCTCGGCATTCTAGCGCCGACGCTTCAGCGCGAGATCCAGTGGACCGAGGCGGAGTATGGCGCAATCGTCTCGTGGTTCACGCTTGCTTATGCGTTCGGATATCTGGGCGCGGGAAGATTGATGGACCGGATCGGCACTCGCCTCGGATTCTCGATTGCGGTGGTGATCTGGAGCCTCTCTGCAATGGCGCACGCTCTCGCCCGGTCGGTGTCCGGGTTCAGTCTGGCGCGCCTCGCGCTCGGCGTTGGCGAGTCGGGAAACTTTCCGGCGTCGATCAAGACAGTCGCGGAGTGGTTTCCGGTGCGCGAGCGCGCGCTCGCAACCGGAATTTTCAATGCCGGCTCGAACGTCGGCGCGATCATCACCCCGCTCGTCGTTCCGTGGATTGCTCTCAACTGGGGATGGCAGGCGGCATTCATTTCCATCGGGTCGCTGGGATTCATCTGGCTCGCGTTCTGGCTTGCCATCTACCGTCGGCCGGCAGAGCATCCGCGGCTTGGTAAAGCGGAGCTGGCTTACATCCAGAGTGACGCGCCCGACGCTCCCGCGAATGTGAAGTGGTCGCGCGTGCTCGGTCGACGCGAGACGTGGGCATTCGCGATCGGGAAATTCATGACCGATCCCATCTGGTGGTTCTATCTCTACTGGCTGCCGAAGTTTCTCGATGCACGGTATGGGATCAAGCTGTCGCAGGTCTGGGCACCGCTGATGGTGATTTATCTGCTGGCCGATGTCGGCTCGGTCGGCGGTGGCTGGCTCTCCGGTGCACTCATGAAGCGCGGGTGGACCGTGAATGCCGCGCGAAAGACTGCGATGCTCATAGCCGCGCTGCTCATCCTTCCGACGACTTTCGCTCCCGCCGCTCAGGGACTCTGGCTCAGCGTGGGCATCGTTGGTGTCGCCGCGGCCGCGCACCAGTGGTGGTCCGCGAACATCTTCACCCTCACGAGCGACATGTTCCCGAGCCAGGCAGTTGGAACCGTCGTCGGAATCGGAGGATTCGCCGGGGCAATCGGCGGCGTGCTCTTTCAGCGAGTCACGGGCCTCGTGCTCGAGGCGAACGGCAACAACTACGTTCCGATCTTCATTGTGTGCGGGCTGGCGTACGTGTCGGCGCTGGGCATCATCCATCTTCTCGTTCCAAAAGTGCAGCGTCTCGACATCGCACAAGTCTCGAGTGACTGA
- the eda gene encoding bifunctional 4-hydroxy-2-oxoglutarate aldolase/2-dehydro-3-deoxy-phosphogluconate aldolase produces the protein MTPIPVSPPAKDEIVDRLRQLRLVPVIVIDDPKAAPALGRALAAGGLPCAEVTFRTIGARASIERMVAECPDVLVGAGTVLTREQAMEAEKAGARFIVSPGFGPAVVDYCLERGIPVFPGVATPTEIELAMSRGLRILKFFPAEPLGGVKYLKAISAPYASVEFIPTGGVGLLNLAEYLRIPCVVACGGSWVASAERIAEGDFKEIENAVRGAVKAIDEMEKRSE, from the coding sequence GTGACACCTATTCCCGTATCTCCTCCAGCGAAGGACGAGATAGTCGACCGTTTGCGGCAACTCCGGCTCGTACCGGTCATCGTCATCGACGATCCCAAAGCCGCGCCGGCGCTCGGGCGCGCTCTGGCTGCCGGTGGGCTTCCCTGCGCTGAAGTGACTTTTCGAACCATTGGCGCGCGTGCGTCGATCGAGCGCATGGTCGCGGAATGTCCTGATGTACTGGTTGGCGCGGGAACTGTGCTCACTCGTGAGCAGGCAATGGAAGCCGAGAAAGCCGGTGCACGGTTCATAGTCTCGCCGGGATTTGGCCCGGCTGTCGTGGACTACTGCCTCGAGCGCGGCATCCCGGTTTTCCCGGGAGTCGCGACACCCACCGAGATCGAGCTGGCGATGTCACGCGGACTTCGCATTCTCAAGTTCTTCCCCGCGGAACCGCTGGGGGGGGTCAAGTACCTTAAGGCGATTTCGGCACCGTACGCCTCCGTCGAGTTCATTCCGACCGGCGGCGTTGGCCTGTTGAATCTCGCCGAGTATCTCCGCATTCCATGTGTCGTGGCCTGCGGAGGATCGTGGGTTGCCTCGGCCGAGCGGATTGCAGAGGGCGACTTCAAGGAGATCGAGAACGCTGTGAGGGGAGCCGTAAAGGCCATCGATGAGATGGAGAAGCGCAGCGAATGA
- the pelA gene encoding pectate lyase, with protein sequence MTDRFGWRAALIACALIGFACALPSKVGPGNSAVILPATPPAPPAAGEAPARSALLLSTTRIRALAANPEEWLSYVERSRAQRAIDTASMAAELRSAGKTRMVAAPFAQSFEVDRTMNRAWFATDNARTIAEAILSFQAPNGGWSKHVSYAAGPRKPGQSYFSESAEWQWISTIDNSSTTEQMLFLVLADSVRTDERFRAAYLRGLEYLVAAQFPNGCWPQVWPLMGSYHDAATFNDDATMNTLITLQRAATGNPQFVPTALRDRARSGAERGIQCVLDAQVKVDGKLTAWGQQHDPLSLQPTSARSYELTSLTAQESASLLRFLIRQRPVTARLALAIQAAAEWLKAVKLQGYTYDFQTGRHDSPGAGPIWARMYEIGTNRPIFSDRNGIKLYDWNLLKDRRLGYAWYTYAPVLALRQYEAWARRNTQRPSGVIALLYRTND encoded by the coding sequence GTGACTGATCGCTTCGGTTGGCGCGCGGCTTTGATCGCATGCGCGCTCATAGGTTTCGCATGCGCTCTGCCGTCCAAGGTCGGGCCGGGCAACTCGGCGGTCATCCTGCCTGCTACGCCTCCTGCACCGCCGGCGGCGGGCGAGGCCCCGGCGCGCAGTGCGCTACTTCTCTCTACGACGAGGATAAGAGCTCTCGCCGCCAACCCGGAGGAGTGGCTCTCGTACGTCGAGCGCTCGCGCGCGCAGCGGGCGATCGACACTGCGTCGATGGCGGCGGAGCTTCGATCTGCCGGAAAAACGAGAATGGTAGCCGCGCCCTTTGCGCAATCGTTCGAGGTTGACCGAACAATGAACCGCGCGTGGTTCGCAACCGACAACGCTCGAACGATCGCCGAGGCGATTCTGTCCTTTCAGGCACCGAATGGTGGATGGTCAAAGCATGTCAGCTATGCTGCGGGGCCGCGCAAACCAGGTCAGAGCTACTTCTCCGAGAGCGCGGAGTGGCAGTGGATCTCGACCATCGACAACAGCTCCACCACCGAGCAGATGCTATTTCTCGTTCTGGCCGACAGCGTGCGGACCGACGAGCGATTTCGCGCGGCGTATCTGCGCGGGCTCGAGTATCTCGTGGCTGCGCAGTTTCCGAACGGATGCTGGCCGCAGGTCTGGCCGCTAATGGGAAGCTACCATGACGCAGCAACGTTCAACGACGACGCAACGATGAATACGCTGATCACGCTTCAACGCGCCGCGACCGGAAATCCACAATTCGTGCCCACGGCGCTGCGTGATCGCGCTCGCTCGGGGGCGGAGCGCGGAATTCAATGCGTGCTCGATGCGCAGGTGAAGGTTGATGGGAAGCTCACAGCATGGGGCCAGCAACACGATCCTCTGTCACTGCAGCCAACGAGCGCGCGGAGCTACGAGCTAACCTCTCTCACCGCACAGGAGAGTGCGAGTCTGTTGCGATTTCTGATCAGACAGCGGCCCGTTACTGCGCGTCTTGCTCTCGCAATTCAAGCCGCGGCGGAATGGCTCAAGGCGGTGAAGCTCCAGGGTTACACTTACGATTTCCAGACAGGGCGCCATGATTCGCCGGGCGCAGGTCCGATTTGGGCACGCATGTACGAGATCGGCACCAATCGTCCGATCTTCAGCGACCGGAATGGAATCAAGCTCTACGACTGGAATCTCTTGAAGGACCGGAGGCTGGGCTACGCGTGGTACACGTACGCGCCGGTGCTGGCGCTCAGACAGTACGAAGCATGGGCGCGCCGGAATACTCAGCGCCCTTCAGGAGTGATTGCTCTGCTATACAGAACGAATGACTGA
- a CDS encoding sugar kinase — translation MSARVVTFGELMLRLKSPGFERLMQSPLLEATFGGAEANVAVSLAQYGLPVSFVTALPANALGDAAIAAVRSFGVDTSLVSRKGDRLGIYFLETGSNQRPSRVLYDRAASAIASAQPGDFDWGRILDGATWFHVSGVAPAISATAAELTLEAVTAARERGVSVSCDYNYRKNLWRYGKSAPEVMRSIVSKVNVGIANEEDCEKALGIQSDVDVNLGALDTERYRGIAESVLDAFPNLEKQVITLRESHSADHNGWSAVMHNGREMISSRQYDITHIVDRVGAGDSFAAGLIYGLITYGDDRKALEFATAASCLKHSIPADFNRASVSEVEALMRGEASGRVQR, via the coding sequence ATGAGCGCTCGCGTCGTGACTTTCGGCGAGCTGATGCTCCGCCTCAAATCACCGGGCTTCGAGCGGCTCATGCAGTCGCCGCTTCTCGAGGCAACCTTCGGCGGCGCCGAGGCAAACGTCGCCGTTTCGCTCGCGCAGTACGGCTTGCCCGTCTCATTCGTAACCGCCCTGCCCGCAAACGCGCTTGGCGATGCAGCAATCGCCGCCGTGCGATCGTTTGGAGTCGATACGAGTCTGGTCAGTCGCAAGGGAGACCGGCTTGGAATTTATTTCCTCGAGACCGGCTCCAATCAGCGGCCTTCCAGGGTGCTGTACGACCGGGCAGCATCCGCGATCGCATCCGCGCAACCTGGTGATTTCGATTGGGGCAGGATTCTCGACGGCGCTACATGGTTTCACGTGAGCGGCGTCGCTCCCGCAATCAGCGCAACCGCGGCTGAGCTCACGCTCGAGGCCGTGACTGCCGCGCGAGAGCGCGGCGTTTCAGTCTCGTGCGACTACAACTATCGGAAGAACCTCTGGCGATATGGGAAGTCTGCACCCGAAGTCATGCGCAGCATAGTCAGCAAGGTGAACGTCGGCATCGCCAATGAGGAGGATTGCGAGAAGGCATTGGGCATTCAGAGCGACGTGGACGTAAACCTCGGTGCGCTCGACACGGAGCGCTATCGCGGAATCGCCGAGTCGGTCCTCGATGCATTTCCAAATCTCGAAAAGCAGGTCATCACCCTGCGCGAGAGCCACAGCGCAGACCACAACGGCTGGTCGGCGGTGATGCACAACGGCCGCGAAATGATCTCGAGCCGTCAGTACGACATCACGCACATTGTCGACCGCGTGGGAGCGGGCGATTCCTTCGCTGCCGGTTTGATTTACGGGCTGATCACCTACGGGGATGACAGGAAGGCCCTCGAGTTCGCCACGGCAGCTTCGTGCCTCAAACATTCCATTCCAGCGGATTTCAATCGCGCGAGCGTCTCAGAGGTCGAGGCACTCATGAGGGGCGAAGCGAGCGGACGTGTCCAGCGCTGA